CGCGCTGATGCAGTTTCTCGCTGTAGCTCCACGAGAATTGCAGAACTCCATCGTGAATCAAGCCGGTAATTTCCACCTGATAGCGCCGTGGGTTATCCGCGCTCTGCGTCTCGCCGATCGAGTCATGGGCAGGTTTGAGAAGTCCCGTTCTCTGAACCCCATGATCGAGCTGACCGAGGTAGTTAAAGTTGATCTGGGCGGGCGGCATGGCGCGCAGCGGCGCGGTGTCCTGGCTCTCATTGAGGTAGCGCAGGAGGCCATAGCCGATGCCGCGCTGCGGGATCTGGCGCACCTGCTCCTTGATCGCCTTGAGCTGCTCGCCCGGCCCGGCCCACGGGTCGACCTCCAGCACCACCGGGTAGAGGGTGGTGAACCAGCCCACCGTGCGCGCCAGATCGACCTCGGCGAAGAGGTCTTCGCGCCCGTGGCCTTCCAGCTCAATGCGTACCGCATTGCCAGTCCAGTGCGTCAGGGTTTGGGCCAGCGCGGTCAGCAGCACGTCGGTAATCTGCGTCTGGTAGGCCTGCGGCACCTCGTGCAGCAGCGCCGTCGTCTCCTCGGCGCTCAGCCGCCCCGTCACCTGTGCGCTGGTCGCCAGAGTATTGGCGCCGCCGGGGAAATCGACGGGCAGCGGCGGCAGCGCGCGCTGGACGACGCGCAGCCAGGAGGGCAGCTCGGCCAGCAGCGTCGGCGACGTGGCATACGCCACCAGCCGTGCGGCCCATTGCTGGAAGGCGGTGGTCTTGGGTGGCAGCGCGAGCGGCTGCGCCTGCGCGAGCTGGCGATAGGCGGTTTCGAGGTCGGCGAGCAGCACCGACCACGAGACGGCATCCACCGCCAGGTGATGCCCCACCAGCAGCAGCCGGTCGGGCTGGTGGTGGCCGCGCTGGACGAGCGCGGCGCGCAGCAGCGGGCCGTGGGCGAGGTGCAGCGACCGCTGGACGGCACGGGCGGCCTCCGCGAGCGCCTGGGTCTGGTCCGCCAGCGGCACGGCGCGCAGGTCGATGGTGGTCAGCAGCGGGGTGTCGTCCGGCGCGGCGTGATATTGCCGCCAGCCCGCCTCGGTGCGCGCCAGCCGCAGCCGCAGCGCATCGTGATGGCGCAGCAGCGCTTGAAGCGCGGCCTCCAGCGCGCTCGGATCGAGCGGCTCGCCGGCGTCCAGCAGCATGGCCTGGTTGAAGTGATGCGGGTTGGGGAGCGCCTGGGCCAGGAAGTGGTGCTGGATCGGCGTGAGCGGCACGTCGCCGGTGACAAGGCCCTGCTCGGCGACGATGGCGGGCGCGATGGCGGCGACGGCGGCCAGTTCAGCAATCGTCTGATGCTGAAAGAGCAGGCGGGGGGTCAGGCGCAGCCCGGCCTGCTGGGCGCGGGCGATAACCTGAATGCTCAGGATCGAGTCGCCGCCCAGGGCGAAGAAGTTGTCGTGCACCCCCACCTGCTCGACGCGCAGGACCGCCGCCCAGATCTGGGCTAAGGTCTGCTCGGCGGCGGTCTGCGGCGCGACATACGATGCGGCAGGATCAGCCGGGCTTTCCTCCGGATTAGGCAGGGCGTTGCGATCGACCTTGCCGTGACGGGTGAGCGGCAGGGCGGCGAGCGGCACAACAGCGCTGGGGACCATGTAGGCGGGCAGCGTGCGCAGCAGGAACGCGCGCAGCGCCTCGGCGCTCGGCACGGTCGTGCCCTCATGCGCCACCAGATAGGCCACCAGGCGACGCTCGGCGTCGTCCACTTCGGCGCGCGCCACCACGACCACCTCACGGACGGCCTCATGCTGGGCCAGCGCCGCCTCGACCTCGCCGAGTTCGATGCGATACCCCCGGATC
Above is a window of Herpetosiphonaceae bacterium DNA encoding:
- a CDS encoding condensation domain-containing protein, coding for GHLAYLIYTSGTTGTPKAVQVAHANLLHTLHASQHAFGYRASDVQPWLASVAFDIAAFELFNPLLGGGTVTIQTQEQILDLPQLVRDLQGWTLLHAVPSLLRQIVEHAATNGPTHYAGLRRIWVGGDVVPPDLLAAAHTVFPHADLVVLYGPTEGTIICACHRVDPSHLPSRPVIGRPLPNSQLRLIDAHGQPVPIGVVGELYLGGLGVTRGYLHRPELTAEKYVTIDGQRWYRTGDLARHLPDGTLEFVGRSDDQVKIRGYRIELGEVEAALAQHEAVREVVVVARAEVDDAERRLVAYLVAHEGTTVPSAEALRAFLLRTLPAYMVPSAVVPLAALPLTRHGKVDRNALPNPEESPADPAASYVAPQTAAEQTLAQIWAAVLRVEQVGVHDNFFALGGDSILSIQVIARAQQAGLRLTPRLLFQHQTIAELAAVAAIAPAIVAEQGLVTGDVPLTPIQHHFLAQALPNPHHFNQAMLLDAGEPLDPSALEAALQALLRHHDALRLRLARTEAGWRQYHAAPDDTPLLTTIDLRAVPLADQTQALAEAARAVQRSLHLAHGPLLRAALVQRGHHQPDRLLLVGHHLAVDAVSWSVLLADLETAYRQLAQAQPLALPPKTTAFQQWAARLVAYATSPTLLAELPSWLRVVQRALPPLPVDFPGGANTLATSAQVTGRLSAEETTALLHEVPQAYQTQITDVLLTALAQTLTHWTGNAVRIELEGHGREDLFAEVDLARTVGWFTTLYPVVLEVDPWAGPGEQLKAIKEQVRQIPQRGIGYGLLRYLNESQDTAPLRAMPPAQINFNYLGQLDHGVQRTGLLKPAHDSIGETQSADNPRRYQVEITGLIHDGVLQFSWSYSEKLHQRATIERLAQEYIAALRALIEHCLSPDAGGFTPSDFPEMDFDQEELDDLLEELSGTVEE